The DNA window tgttgctttttctaatgttttccTTCATGACGAAACGAAAATGGACATACGAATGGTATACATATATACCCGAATGTACGTACATCCGCAGATTCAGCTGTACGGTTTCAACAAGGAGCTGTACCACAACATGTCCGAGGCACAGCACAAGGCCCAGGGCATCGTCGGTATTTCGCTAATGCTGCAGATCGGCGATACGCCTAATCCGGAGCTGCGGATAATTACCAGCGCCTTCAATAAAGTCCTGTACAAAGGTAAGTccgccagaaaaaaaacccccgaacgTACCACCATTTTCACTCGAGCttaattcaccttttttttgtttttgctttactttctTGCCCAACTATAACATTGCATCTTTGTGTCGGTCGGCTACCAATCGGCAACAGGATCTTCCACGCCGATCCGGCATATCTCGTTGCGATCGTTACTACCGAACACGGAACAGTACATGACGTACGAGGGTTCAACCACACATCCTGGGTGCTGGGAAAGTACGGTTTGGATTATCCTCAATAAGCCCATCTACATCACCAAGCAGGAGGTAAGTGTGTGGCCCTGTAAGCTAAGCAGCACCGCACAAGCTATGTTACCACAGCGCTCGTCGCGAATGTACGTGTGTAAGGTAAAATACTGAGCAACTGGTTTTTTCGTCCCTCCtcccttgtgtttttttcttcttcaccatGGTGCAGCTGTACGCGCTGCGAAAGTTAATGCAAGGTTCGGAACAAACGCCCAAAGCACCGCTCGGCAATAATGCTCGACCGCTGCAAGCGTTACACCACCGAACCGTGCGGACCAACATCGACTTTGCCAACACGGGCGTCAGCAAGGTAAGGAAATGCGGgtaggggggggggaggaagggAAGGGTGCGTGGGGAGCTCAAATGAGAAGAAGAGATTAATCTCCACGTCCCTTCCCGCTCATCGGTTGACTGCCTTAAGGTGTCCCTTTACTCACTTTCTACGTGAAGAGTGAAATTCTTCATCCATCGCTATAatgcgccaaaaaaaaaatctgtttcaaattttcttttccatttttttctcttcttttcctAATCCTCTTTTGTCTCTTTTGCACGCAGACCCAAAGCTGCCCAACGATGTACAAAGATATGTACTACAAGGCGAACCGCTGGACGTCCGAGATATCGGCGCGTGGCCGCGAACGAGGGCTTCCCGACATAGAGAGCGTGTTTCATTCGCTTCCATAGTGGCACCAGGGTCCGTTACGTAGTGCAGTAACACGGACACATCAGCAGTCTGCCACCGAACGCTACCGGCACGGGACCAATGTGGATCCCGGTCTGGTCGGAATGGTTGCAGCAGTACGCGCCGACTGACGTGACTGAGCATCCGAGCAACCGTGCGGAAGTTATCGGCCTTTTTACAAACGGCCAGAAACAAGGGATGCTGAGATTGGGGTtcggggagggtttttttgtatcgtTCCAACGTACGTATAGTAATGCCTTTCCCAATGCCctcttttttctggttttacGTGCTAACTCTCCATTATCTaggcagcaaacaaaacattagagGACTTATTAAACCAAGTAAAAACCAATTTGGAACCATTGCCTATATACAAAAGCATATACTTATAAATACACATATGCATAGAAATGCCTACTCCGATAgtgaaaaatagaagaaggaagaaacaaaaatctactAAACGCAACAACAGGTGTAtcctttaaaacaaaacaaaaaaccggtcTCACCACCCAGCATAAACACGTCCAAACGATACTGCTGAATTGGTCTGGTATGTGTTAGTGTTTCTTTGCAAGCGCTCATAAGGGTCTGCACCTTCATATTGCTTCGAAAGCAGCCGTGTAACTGTAAACTAATAATTAATTCTTATGATGTGTGCTACGAATGGATGCCAAACATGATCCGTAGCGACATGATGAATGTGAAGAGGGTCGAAAACACATTCACCACACTCGcataacaaaaggaaaaccattTATACTAACCTTCATCCAGTGAGGGCGggggagaagaaaataaattcaccAAACATGTAGAGAGATTCGAAATGATGAATAAGATAAGTAAACTATTACCAGAGAAATATggaatcattttctttttcatgtctctctctttttctcattCTTTCTCCCCCGTCTAAAAAGGGGTtcgaaagagaagaaaaaaaaaccactccaaACCAATTGACTTTAGAAGTGGGCAGGGAAAAATGTGGGAAAAAAACCGTTTATTTCTTTCACGCCTTTAGCTGCGTCCGTGGTGCGGGGTTCCGAAGAGAGAACAGAAAATTAAAACGCCAAGAGCGCAAGATGCCTCTTTGCAGTGGACAATAATTATGAAATGGAgagttaaacaaacaaaaacaagagaTAAAAGAAAGGCGATAAAAGAGgcgagggggagggggtggagggTGGAGAACAGGGTGAAGATAAAAGGGCCGTAATCCTTGGAGAAGGGGAAGGGGTTGTTATAGGCAGAATGTACAGGTTAAAATGCCTTGCTTTCAAAAGCGATGAGCAATGCTGCTTATTAATTCCATTTTGTTGTGCAGATTGCATAACCAGTGCGACTATTTAACAAAGTATGCTCTAACTAGCCGGTCGAATTGTGCTATATGGATGTTAAAGTGTGTATTGCTAAGAAGGATGTTGCATTGGTGTACTTTTCTAACCGTGTGAAAGTGGAAAGGCACATAAAAACAGGAATACAGAAATAAGGCATACACGAACCGTGGGTCACTAACGCAACAAAcaagaacgaaaagaaaagaacccataacaaaaccaacacacactcaacacacacaaaaaaacgcttaaacgAGACTATGCAATCAGTACTTCCCAATTTCTACATACTCAATTCGGTAACCTGCTCGCCGGCATGCTAACGCGGTGCAATTAAGCCTGCTGTCAACTTAATCCCTTCCTACGCGGTACTTCTACTGACGTACtgtcaaactgtcaatttCCGGATGCCGAAAGTTGGCCATGAACAAACAACCGCAGTACTTGTCGTACGGGATATCACGATTtgtttatatatatatattagtGAAGCAGAGCGGTAGcgaaaatggaacaaacgtATGAAAAAAGCGAGAAGAAAACGGTAGatgaaacgaataaaaaaagtatatagatatacatatatttaaaCGCAAACGCACCTATCCTGCGAAATATAGGGTGAGCAGACATTGACAGCACCCACACACACTACAGAGCGGGTAGTACTTGAAtaatggggtctatgataacttcaactattttgtttttgttttcacacttGAAGATTTATCCACTTTTAGCTTTGTCATACAAATAGGCAAACGAAGTTAGCTTGTGAAGGTGAGTTTAGATTATATTTTTAgctaaatattacattttcagCTGCTcgaacaaacgttttttttttttaagttttgacAAATACAATAAATGATATATGCTTGAAGCATCGCAGACCCCACTAATAGCAAATGTTACCTAACTATACAGCCATACCCCAAGTGTGGAGAGCGTCAAAAACTTGTAAGCAGCAGAAGCGACAAACTGTCTACTACTGAACGGAGAAAAAGTAGCAAAACGTATGTATATAAACCTTGTCCACCCCTTGTACTGTTCCAACACTACTATTCTCCCTACTTCACTTCCTTCTCATTGAAAAGCGCATTGAGGGAAACGCTACCTAATAgagtaaaaacacaaaaaagaacaacaaccgCTGCGGATGTTGTGTTGTGCAGACACGCGCAAATGCAATCGAGCTA is part of the Anopheles funestus chromosome X, idAnoFuneDA-416_04, whole genome shotgun sequence genome and encodes:
- the LOC125770640 gene encoding carbonic anhydrase-related protein 10, with the translated sequence MSVMHPRIFLNVCFLLALGHEIEASWEEWWTYDGISGPAFWGLINPQWNMCNKGRRQSPINVEPEKLLFDPYLRSLHIDKHKISGTLHNTGQSLVFRVEKDTKQHVNISSGPLAYRYQFEEIYFHYGTDNNQGSEHHIHGYSFPGEIQLYGFNKELYHNMSEAQHKAQGIVGISLMLQIGDTPNPELRIITSAFNKVLYKGSSTPIRHISLRSLLPNTEQYMTYEGSTTHPGCWESTVWIILNKPIYITKQELYALRKLMQGSEQTPKAPLGNNARPLQALHHRTVRTNIDFANTGVSKTQSCPTMYKDMYYKANRWTSEISARGRERGLPDIESVFHSLP